From the Apis cerana isolate GH-2021 linkage group LG3, AcerK_1.0, whole genome shotgun sequence genome, one window contains:
- the LOC107993862 gene encoding copper chaperone for superoxide dismutase isoform X3, whose protein sequence is MTTTKIEFAVNMTCQKCVDLVRNTLTGIDGIENIDISLENNNVIVETNLPYSIIQEKIEQSGKKAVLKGYGDTSSAVTMLGGNSGYTVNNKIMGVIRFAQTPDGCLIDGTIDGLTPGEHGIHIHECGDISQGCDSVGEHFNPNNTIHGGPKDDIFKRHVGDLGNIMVNDFGRATFRMIDKVIEIADIIGRSLVITEKPDDLGRGTNPESKIDGNSGNKLACGIIARSSTLFQNTKKICACDGLTLWDERDKTFTNKYDYSKSTKL, encoded by the exons ATGACTACAACAAAg ATTGAATTTGCAGTAAACATGACTTGTCAAAAATGTGTTGATTTAGTACGCAATACATTAACCGGTATAGatggaattgaaaatattgacatatcattagaaaataataatgttattgttgaaacaaatttaccatattctataattcaagaaaaaattgaacagtCTGGAAAAAAAGCTGTTTTAAAAGGATATGGAg aTACTTCTAGTGCTGTTACAATGTTAGGAGGAAATTCAGGATATActgtaaataataagataatggGTGTAATAAGATTTGCACAAACTCCTGATGGTTGTCTTATAGATGGAACAATTGATGGTTTAACACCTGGTGAACATGGTATACACATTCATGAATGTGGTGATATTTCTCAAGGTTGTGATAG tgttGGAGAACATTTTAATccaaataatacaatacatGGTGGTCCTAaagatgatatatttaaacgg caTGTTGGAGATTTAGGAAATATAATGGTTAATGATTTTGGTAGAGCTACTTTTAGAATGATAGACAAAGTTATAGAAATAGCTGATATTATTGGAAGATCTTTAGTTATTACAGAAAAACCAGATGATTTGGGAAGAGGAACTAACCCAGAATCTAAAATAGATGGAAATAGtggaaataa attagcTTGTGGTATTATTGCTCGTTCATCtactttatttcaaaatacaaaaaagatcTGTGCTTGTGATGGACTTACATTATGGGATGAAAGGGATAaaacttttacaaataaatatgattattctaAATCAA
- the LOC107993862 gene encoding copper chaperone for superoxide dismutase isoform X1 codes for MTTTKIEFAVNMTCQKCVDLVRNTLTGIDGIENIDISLENNNVIVETNLPYSIIQEKIEQSGKKAVLKGYGDTSSAVTMLGGNSGYTVNNKIMGVIRFAQTPDGCLIDGTIDGLTPGEHGIHIHECGDISQGCDSVGEHFNPNNTIHGGPKDDIFKRHVGDLGNIMVNDFGRATFRMIDKVIEIADIIGRSLVITEKPDDLGRGTNPESKIDGNSGNKLACGIIARSSTLFQNTKKICACDGLTLWDERDKTFTNKYDYSKSSNNCTVF; via the exons ATGACTACAACAAAg ATTGAATTTGCAGTAAACATGACTTGTCAAAAATGTGTTGATTTAGTACGCAATACATTAACCGGTATAGatggaattgaaaatattgacatatcattagaaaataataatgttattgttgaaacaaatttaccatattctataattcaagaaaaaattgaacagtCTGGAAAAAAAGCTGTTTTAAAAGGATATGGAg aTACTTCTAGTGCTGTTACAATGTTAGGAGGAAATTCAGGATATActgtaaataataagataatggGTGTAATAAGATTTGCACAAACTCCTGATGGTTGTCTTATAGATGGAACAATTGATGGTTTAACACCTGGTGAACATGGTATACACATTCATGAATGTGGTGATATTTCTCAAGGTTGTGATAG tgttGGAGAACATTTTAATccaaataatacaatacatGGTGGTCCTAaagatgatatatttaaacgg caTGTTGGAGATTTAGGAAATATAATGGTTAATGATTTTGGTAGAGCTACTTTTAGAATGATAGACAAAGTTATAGAAATAGCTGATATTATTGGAAGATCTTTAGTTATTACAGAAAAACCAGATGATTTGGGAAGAGGAACTAACCCAGAATCTAAAATAGATGGAAATAGtggaaataa attagcTTGTGGTATTATTGCTCGTTCATCtactttatttcaaaatacaaaaaagatcTGTGCTTGTGATGGACTTACATTATGGGATGAAAGGGATAaaacttttacaaataaatatgattattctaAATCAAGTAACAATTGTAcagtattctaa
- the LOC107993862 gene encoding copper chaperone for superoxide dismutase isoform X2 — translation MTTTKIEFAVNMTCQKCVDLVRNTLTGIDGIENIDISLENNNVIVETNLPYSIIQEKIEQSGKKAVLKGYGDTSSAVTMLGGNSGYTVNNKIMGVIRFAQTPDGCLIDGTIDGLTPGEHGIHIHECGDISQGCDSVGEHFNPNNTIHGGPKDDIFKRHVGDLGNIMVNDFGRATFRMIDKVIEIADIIGRSLVITEKPDDLGRGTNPESKIDGNSGNKLACGIIARSSTLFQNTKKICACDGLTLWDERDKTFTNKYDYSKSSNNSKL, via the exons ATGACTACAACAAAg ATTGAATTTGCAGTAAACATGACTTGTCAAAAATGTGTTGATTTAGTACGCAATACATTAACCGGTATAGatggaattgaaaatattgacatatcattagaaaataataatgttattgttgaaacaaatttaccatattctataattcaagaaaaaattgaacagtCTGGAAAAAAAGCTGTTTTAAAAGGATATGGAg aTACTTCTAGTGCTGTTACAATGTTAGGAGGAAATTCAGGATATActgtaaataataagataatggGTGTAATAAGATTTGCACAAACTCCTGATGGTTGTCTTATAGATGGAACAATTGATGGTTTAACACCTGGTGAACATGGTATACACATTCATGAATGTGGTGATATTTCTCAAGGTTGTGATAG tgttGGAGAACATTTTAATccaaataatacaatacatGGTGGTCCTAaagatgatatatttaaacgg caTGTTGGAGATTTAGGAAATATAATGGTTAATGATTTTGGTAGAGCTACTTTTAGAATGATAGACAAAGTTATAGAAATAGCTGATATTATTGGAAGATCTTTAGTTATTACAGAAAAACCAGATGATTTGGGAAGAGGAACTAACCCAGAATCTAAAATAGATGGAAATAGtggaaataa attagcTTGTGGTATTATTGCTCGTTCATCtactttatttcaaaatacaaaaaagatcTGTGCTTGTGATGGACTTACATTATGGGATGAAAGGGATAaaacttttacaaataaatatgattattctaAATCAAGTAACAATT
- the LOC107993862 gene encoding copper chaperone for superoxide dismutase isoform X4 has translation MTCQKCVDLVRNTLTGIDGIENIDISLENNNVIVETNLPYSIIQEKIEQSGKKAVLKGYGDTSSAVTMLGGNSGYTVNNKIMGVIRFAQTPDGCLIDGTIDGLTPGEHGIHIHECGDISQGCDSVGEHFNPNNTIHGGPKDDIFKRHVGDLGNIMVNDFGRATFRMIDKVIEIADIIGRSLVITEKPDDLGRGTNPESKIDGNSGNKLACGIIARSSTLFQNTKKICACDGLTLWDERDKTFTNKYDYSKSSNNCTVF, from the exons ATGACTTGTCAAAAATGTGTTGATTTAGTACGCAATACATTAACCGGTATAGatggaattgaaaatattgacatatcattagaaaataataatgttattgttgaaacaaatttaccatattctataattcaagaaaaaattgaacagtCTGGAAAAAAAGCTGTTTTAAAAGGATATGGAg aTACTTCTAGTGCTGTTACAATGTTAGGAGGAAATTCAGGATATActgtaaataataagataatggGTGTAATAAGATTTGCACAAACTCCTGATGGTTGTCTTATAGATGGAACAATTGATGGTTTAACACCTGGTGAACATGGTATACACATTCATGAATGTGGTGATATTTCTCAAGGTTGTGATAG tgttGGAGAACATTTTAATccaaataatacaatacatGGTGGTCCTAaagatgatatatttaaacgg caTGTTGGAGATTTAGGAAATATAATGGTTAATGATTTTGGTAGAGCTACTTTTAGAATGATAGACAAAGTTATAGAAATAGCTGATATTATTGGAAGATCTTTAGTTATTACAGAAAAACCAGATGATTTGGGAAGAGGAACTAACCCAGAATCTAAAATAGATGGAAATAGtggaaataa attagcTTGTGGTATTATTGCTCGTTCATCtactttatttcaaaatacaaaaaagatcTGTGCTTGTGATGGACTTACATTATGGGATGAAAGGGATAaaacttttacaaataaatatgattattctaAATCAAGTAACAATTGTAcagtattctaa